In the genome of Raphanus sativus cultivar WK10039 chromosome 9, ASM80110v3, whole genome shotgun sequence, the window ACCTGAACACATCTTCCTCGGCTGGTTCATCCTCGGAAGCGTCACCCAACTCTGAAGCTCAGAGTTGTACATCTCAGCGAAGTCAAGAATCTTCCCCTGAGAGTCACACCCACCGGCGAATATAGCAACCTCTCCTAGACTCGCTGATCCAAACAAACACCTCGGAGCGTTCATCTCCATACCGGAAGACCAAGAGTTAGTGAGAAGGCTGTATCTATACACAACGTGAGAAGAGAAACCTTCTTTCCCCAAGACGAGGAGGTCAGTGCCGACGGCTAGAGACTCCTTGTCCGCACACATGAAGGTGACGCTAGAAGGCATCGTCGGCAGCTGCATCCACTTCCTCTCCAACGGATCGAACGCGACCCATTCCAAGAGCTGGCACGAGAAGTAAACCCAATGCTCCACGAACCCGCTTTGCTTCCTTAGCTTATAGATGTCTCCGCTCTTCACCAGAGAGCGGAAGTTCCTATTCAAGGAAGCGATGGAGGCGTAGTCAGACCTGGAGCATCTGAGGAGACAGTCTATAGAGGTGTCTCTACCAATCTCGTTGAAAAGAGAATGTGAATCAGATGAATCACCACCGTTGTCATAAGTAATACTGAAACCCATTAGTTTAAGTGACTTGGTGGGTCTGATCATTTCACCACCACCAACAACAACCTCCTCCAAAGCTCGTTTGCCATTGGTGAGcttatcatcatcttcttcctcctcctctgaGAAGAGCCTTGAACTCAAACAAGAATCTGGTGATCGATTCTCCAACATGTCTTTCGAAAAAGCTACAACCTTTGGGACTTTTGAAGTCTTGGACTTTCGAATCTAATTCGCAAAACCCAATTGGATTTCAGATTGTAGattcaaaaccaaattaacCTAATCAAATCAGTCATCGAGGATAAGGAAAGTTTCCAGCTTTCGAGATCCCAGATTTCCCAGATTCCATCTCGATCTCGATCTGGTCATGAATCCATCTCTCTGCTCAAAGAAGACAGAACAAAAGGGGGTTTAGTTTGGTCTGGTTGGTAATTAAgagattaatattttatatttaatcaaaagaAGAAATGGAAGAAAGAGAGCTTACGGGGGATTGGatgtaaagagagagagataaataaTCACACAAAGTTAAAAGCTTTGTGGAGAAAACATCATCAGAGCTGTTTCTGTTCTTCGCGTTTCTCTTTTGGATTCGCTCTCTGCGAATCAGAGTTTAAGCTTTGGTTTTCTCAGAGGCTCTGAGTTTAAAATAATCTGGAGAGGAGGAACATTTtattctctctctgtctcttgtTTATTCCGCTAGTGTTAACTTTTATGCAATAAAATAGtggaaattaatatttcttttacttTGCTAATTTATTGagactttagattttttttaaaaattcaaatacagAAAAACACAAACTATCTCAAGTTCTTAACTAACCCAAAATCAGATATTTTCCATAAATTAGATTTGCCTTAGTTaccttttatatatttgaaatatatgcaattatatttatttagtcaGTAGAAAGGCTTTGGCTTAGTCGTCTAACTTATCTCTTAAGTGACGTTTTAGGAATAATTTCCAAAATGAAACAACCGATTGGTCATGTTTTGCTACTGGTGATAACTGGGGAAAAAGATATTTATTAGTGCCAAAAACACGAAAATATATACTACTTTTCAGCGTTGAATGCAGATGTTCAGTGTATTTCAGCTGTTAGTTTTCAATGGTCAAAGGAGtaattatttcataaaaaaaaaaaaggttgtttACAAATCCTGAAATCAATCCCAGGTTATTGAAATATCTAAATTACCTTATATAAAAGTACTAACATATTTAACTGATTCAGATATCTTAAGATCTTAATTctaatttcggttcggttcgagttataaccaaattttaaagtaCTAAAAGTTCATAAGTTCTATtcgaatatttttatataatagtttgaATTCGATTTTGAAATTTCTGGTCCGAGTTTAGGTAGATAGTTTAATGTAGAGTAAAAATGCCCAGacctaatttttaaaaaaatataagtctatctttgattttttttgtcatataaGTATCTTTGATTTGATGACGAAATGCGTTATCAATTGACCAATGTTTGTTTAGTTTATAAAGATTTTCTTATTCTGTTATGTATATGTAGGGCTAAAGATCTTTATTTTATTgcgtatatatatgttttatgtctaaatagttaaaaatgattaatgttaaacattatatatatacaattacaAGAAGTCTTTCGATTGTTCTATAATTAATTGATATACTCCAAATATTAACCAACGCGTATCAAAACTTCTAATATTTTGCGCTTCCGTTAACCCAAATAGTATAATCTTAAAACTTTTTAACGGTTTTATTTTCTGTAAAATTGTACGGGAAGAGAATATTTGTTACTCAGATAACTGGAACAAGGGGGAATACGAGAAAGCTGGCGACGAGGGCCCGAGAGCACGTGTCTACCCACGTGAGGTTTGTCTAtgtgtttattttttggttataatAAGGCACGGCGGTGAAGAACGATGCTGGATTCGCTGGAGGTTTGTCGGTTTCAGAGCTCCGGCGAACGAGGTTGCTGTTGGTGTTTCTCCGGCGGCGGTGCGACGGAAACGGTCAAGTCGAAGCGATTCGGACACGTGCCATGGAAACGGTGAAGATCTCTCCACGTGTCGGGTCAGCATCCTTGATCCGCGATCCGACTGGGTCGCTCGATTTTGGGTTGTGGGCTTTGGGCCtatgttatttgtttttgtttttagtccGTAGTCGTTTGGGCTTGTTGTAAACTTTTATTGTATTCGGGTTTCGGCCGTTTATTGGGCTTGGCCCATTATAATACTAATccaatttgggaaaaaaaaaaataaggctGTCTATGTGTTATCATGTTGATATTAAGATGTTTATACAAATTACACTGTTACTATTAGTATGTCAAGTTTCATTAGCTAACTATTTGATTACCAGTGACACGAAGGCCACTCTAGTGCTATCCAGTATAATGTTTATAATTTATCTTATTATGATACTAgtattatataagaaaaaagacATTTGGTTATGATTCTACGTTCGATTCAGTTGTTGCGGTCTTTGGTTGTGTCCACGGTTTTCCAATTGTCCTTCAGTTCTTCCCTGGTGGTTGTGTAGGTTTGTTCCATGTGGCTCTTGTTCTTTCCGTCGTGGTTTCGTTTGAAGCTCTGTGTTGGTTTAGGTCATATGCTCTATCAGCTTTCTATCAATGTTCCCCTTCGTTTTTTGCTATGGTTTGGGGTGTGTTTTGTGTGTTAGTTTCAGCCTCTCATTTGATTTTAGGTTTTGATTCCATTTTTTTTCTAGCTATCTAATTTACTATGTGTTTTTCTTTGGTTATAATCTTTTAATAGCTTTGTTAAGATCCACTGCTCTCAATGATCATTGATTTACTgaagataatatatttttatttattcaacgCATTTGTGGTTCGAAATATAAACTTGTTTGTGGGGGTTCTAAGTATAAAcatgtttgcaaaaaaaaaaaagggttagcATGTGTGTGAACGTGACATGAATTATAAGAATAAAGGAAAATTgtgaaaagagaaaaagaaaaagacgtGTGCCTAACAAATGTATGATGTATAGGTAAAAAATGCAACGAGATTATTATTCTTGCTTGTGAAAAATGAAAGCTATATGCACGGTTTAATACTTACGTCTTTCTTTCTCCATCTCGCCTTGtccctctcttcttctttcattCTCAACGTGTACATGATCTCATATGTCCAATCTTTTTGCTTCtcttatttatttcatttcaaATGCACTTTGAGAAGAAGTTCAGAACCAGTCATCTGCAGTGGGCCAGTGGTGTTAAGTTAACCTTCCACTTTTGATATTTCCTTAGCTATTTTGAGATGCATAGATCAATTTGGTATTGTATAATTAATGGAGCATaggcttaatttttttaaaagaattatgatatatattgacagatttcatcaaaaaaaatatttcagttttttgtttgggtttgaaaataaatcaaatttatatattgtttcaGAAAAATCTGCTTTTcgttaataatataaaatataattaattcaaacaataaaaaaatgtaatattttgtaattggccacaaatttcaaaatagatgaaatTTTATCTAAATTTGTGAGAATAttacttattataaaacaaaattaaaatttctaaacacCACTTAAAGTAATATGGAGGGAGTAGTATTTATTTACTGCTCAATAAATACTACGATTATTgacttaaaaaaaacaattgggTCTTTTAGGGGGTGGTGCACTACGAGAATTATAGGCCCACTAATAAACGACGACGTTTTGCTTTTATCACGCAccaacaaacaaataaaatggtCGTTCCAACTCGAAGCTCCTCAATGGTGATAATGATAtacttgttctttttttttaaagctcaGTTAAATTGAAAAAAGTTCATGAACACACAGTAACCAAAATTGGAAAATTTCATGAGGAAACTGTAAATGATTAAAGAGAAAGCATTGTAAGAAGAACTATATACTAGAAAAcccttttttgttttgtgaagACAAAAGCATCTCTAAGAGTAAAAAACTAAACAGAAACATGTCAAACACTCCTCACCACAACAAAAgcaaaccaaactaaaacacACAGGAAGGAAACATAGAAACAAAACAgctaaaaatgattaaaaaaaggTTTCAGAGCTTTGTCCAACAGTCTTAAGACCGATCAGGATTGCCTTCTCTATTGGCTCAAAAAAGGAATTCACCGTTTCCACTCAGCTTTGGTCGATTTATCTGAAATAAAACATGAGCAAAAGTTGGGGATTAAAGGAAGTAGTAGGATAAGGTTTGAGACATTGAAGAGGCTTTTTAGACTTCTTACCACCAATATCCTTGGAAGACGAAAAAGATCTGTCACTGTTCATTGATGATCCCTTAGCTGAAGCTATGAGAAGTCTGTGAGCTCTAGGAGACATTGCACTCAGCTTCCCATTGGCTCCAGGAGGAAGAGAGTGTCGCCTCGTTGTTCCATTAGGCTTCTCTTGACCAAACCTCGGAGACCCTTCTTGTCCTCTTACTCTCGCCTTTGCAGATGCAGTTGGAGCCATGTAGCTTGGGATCTTTCTCCCGCTATGTGTTGTTGCTGCCCCATCGTCTTGATGATGGTTTTCGATCTTTGCAGGCAGCGAAGCTCGTCTATCGCTTTGCTTTGTGTTCTCAGGAGCAGCGTTCCCATTCTCACAGCTTATCTGCACGTCTGGCTCTtgtatctcttcttcttcttctgctttgtCATTTGTCTCTTCAGTTTTGAGTTCATCTTGCTTCTCATCTTTGGAAACTGTTTCAGACTTCTCTttcacctcttcttcttcaggagTATCAACCACAGAAGGTGAGACCTTATCACCACCAGACACTTCTTTCTGCACTGAATCAACAATCTCTTTCTTATTCTTCTCGGCGGATGTGCGTGTAGGTTTCTCAACCCCATTAGAAAGTGAAGACTTCTTGAGACTAATCCTAGGCTTCTCTTCCTTTACGGCGCTTGTACTCTTTCTCGAAGTCTGCTTAGGCTTATCATTTGAAACCTCTTTATTACCAAGCGTCGAAGCCTTCCTCACACTTCTCTTAGGCTTGTCGTTTTCAGCTGTAGTAGAACGCCCGCTGCTGCTAGAGCCATTCCCAGTGTTTAAACCACCACCGGGTGCTTGTTTCTTCACACCACCTCTCTTAAGTTTTCCCTTGTCAGCTTCAACTGCTTGAAAACTTCGCTTCTTTGTCTGAGTTTTCGGAACCAGGCTCTTAACAACCAGTGGACCAGGAGCCCAGACCTGCAGCTCTGTCCAGCGCTCAAGCCACACCTTGGCTGAGTTAGGATCCTCAGGACCATACTGAATCTTCAGAGGCGATACCGTTGGTGACGAAACtagaatctgaaaaaaaaaagtcaaggAAACAAATTAAGTAAGAGAAGCTATTCACTGAATAGCACAATGTCTAAATGTTTACCTTATCAATCATGGAGAGCTTTGTGGAACCCTCAAGCCAACTGTATCTGCTTCCTCGCAGAGTTTCAGAATGAACCAGTGTTTTCTGAAGCTGGACCACAGTGTCTGAAGATCTAGCTATCTTCCCACGGACAAGAGCTTGTAACTTCACAATTCCCCAAATGCAAGAGTACGTAGCAACAGCTTGTCTTCTAACCAAGCGACCACGGACAACCGCTTGCAGCTTTACGACACCTTTAAGCTTTTGAAACTCTTCACAGGCCTTCACgaacaaaaacagagtataaGAACCGGAAATCGAAACGTAGAAGCAAGAGTTTCAAGATTGATTACCTTTGTAGCATCTTCTTCTTGGAGCTTGAGTTCTTCTTCTGTGTCATTATTAGCATTTGGTTCAACGTCTCCTCCTCCGCTTGGCTGCTTCTCAGGGACTACAACAACATCTGGGGGGACTAGTACGGTTTGTGTAGCTGAAACTTCTTGTGATGAAACTACAACCGGAGAGGAATTGTTGGTAGGTAAGTCTGACTCTGAGACATCGTTATTAGTAATATCCTTCACTTTCACCACAAGCTCTTCTTTCTTTGCAGATCTCTATCACACAATATTAAACAAATGTTTATAGTTTTACATATATCATTGTGTGTGTTTATGACACacataagaacaaaaaaaaaacaaaatgttattttttttaccaatttGTCGGTTGCTTTGTCCAAACTAGATTTGGATGACTTCTTGCCAAGAAGAGACTTGATCCATTTACCAGGACTTGGAGTCTTTCCCATTTTTTTTCAATGTCTAAAATTAGAAATAGAAAGCTGcatcagcaaaaaaaaaacacatttggTATAAGCACAAGCTAAAAGGTTAAAGCAAACAAGTAATAAACAGTAAATCCATCCATAGCCTCGCAAATGGAAGCTGAGACATATGCAGAATCATAAATCTGTTACTAGAAACCCTAGAAACACACATACACAAAGACATGAACtaggtagagagagagagagagaataaccCCGACAGTTGGAAACAAGACGAAGACAGACATCGAAGTGAAAGTATAAACTAAAGTAGCATGAATCAAAAGAGCGaaggaaggaaaaaaaaaaggctaaAGAAACGAATAgacccatttaaaaaaaaagagtgaataAAGCAGAGATTTTGacgacaaaaaaagaaaacccaTGTCGATTTAACAGAGAAACTAGCGGGAAAACGAGAAAAGGAAAAACCTTTAAAACAGTTACTAGAACAGAACATACAGAATcgaagagagagggagagatatGTTTGTAAGCAAAAATCAAAAGAGTGAAAGAAGATAGAGTTGCATTAAATACACAGATCTGGTGTTGAAATCAAAAAGCGGaaactcttctttctcttcctaAAATGggttttttaaaaacaaaatgaaaattttcaaaatgacaAACCTCAAATAGAATCCGTCACTAGTGTAGCTGAAGGTAAAACGGAATCGTCTCTTATGGTTCTTCAAaaatgtgtctttttttttttgctcctCCTCGCCGGAGCAGTAGTGCCCTAGATTCCAAAAGTGGTTACAGTGAGAAATTACACACACACACCGTTTGTCAAAAGCAACTAAAGGGGAGAAAAGAAGTAAAGAGACGGTtttgaaacgacgtcgtttaacATAGGTTTTGCTGATTTTTCATAATGGGCCTTATTAATGGGTTATAAATGGTATGAGTATAGTTGAggttatgatttcaatgcaatttgtttttttttcaaaacaaatatcttaaaatgatttcaatgcaaaattatTTTGGGATGCAATTATCGTCTATTACATGAAACTATTACATGAAAGCTTGTATAATTAGAAGGTGAATTTGTGTCAGTGATCTTTGAAAAGGTTTAGGATCTTTCCTGATGATCAATTCAAatgtcaaaaataatttttttgtttatttttttactgGTTAAATATGGTTAATGTACAAgtaaagatatttttattttgaaattgtataaaactaaatattttttaatctgcGTTTATAAACTTAAAACGATGAAACCAATATAGGTTATATATTTGGTTAATCTATAAATGCTTGTTTCAGTTTGTTTTGGTCAATTATATAAGTGCCTGACTATTGCACATAGTATTAATTAAAAGGTACTTTGGCAGTGACGATTGTTCCAAGGCGGTTGCATGTGTTTCATCGTCTAAAATCCATAAATATTTTACaggaaaaacaaaaatcataacaCTTTCTtggaaaaacaatatttataaggCACCTGACGTAGTTGACTAATGCTTTTAAGTTAACGTATACACTTCggtcaaagaaaaaagaagttaaaataGACATTAGTGCTATGTTCTTAGATCAAACTTGGCAAAACTGCATgctaattttaaatcaaaagaaGATTAGAACTCAAGATTCAAACTCGTCTTACGAGAAAGTAAATCAAAACTCATCTTACATTAGAATACAGCTCGACATTTTCAAAGAAAAGGACACAAACGTAATGGCATCGCATTCAGGAGAAAACGACATTCATTTCTCGATCTCATTCTCACCGACAAGTGAACCAACCAACCATCTCTAATCTGATCAATTTATACATCATACTCCCTCCCTTTCACTTTATTTATAGTGTTAGACTTAtgtacacatattaataaaacatttgattttatACATTTCCAAGACAAAAACACAATTATCTATATACCTAATCACATTTCGACAAATAGGAAAATTAACTGTggaattttattaataaattttgcattgaaattctaaatgacatttattttgaaacgaaaaattTCCCCTAAAACGACATTTAAtctgaaacagagggagtagctTTTAATcaattactagattttgacccgcccttaaaagggcggatatattttttgttttaaatataatttttgatattttttttctttctgattatatttttatttttctataatcatatatatatatataatttttaaccaaaatatattatattaaataatattaatttaaaaattggtcTGGTATACACAAAGTTAAGGATGGAATGCGGGTCAAACTCGtcccgctgacccgccaaccgcaaacaaataattttgttttggctaaaaaatatgacccgcgcaatccgcaaacaaataaCTTTGTACCCGCATCTGTTCCGCTTAATTTTGTAGTTATCCGcgggttatatacatatattaaaaatcactatttaatttaattactataaaagtatatttacaatacaaattttatacatgatttaaattttaaattattattttcaaattcttgtatttaaaaaaaaaatattttttcaatttttattttttaatattttacggGTCGACGGGTTACCAcgatccaaaatccaccaatCCATACTCATCCCATATAAAAACTAATAACCAATATCGgcaaatcgatttttcaaatagttggaccaaaaataattagttagtgaaaaggtccaacaacttttttaaatagatatagtttgtttagatacaaatttgaaagaaaatgaatcaattttcaaaattttgttagattgTTTGTGTAGATATTTGaagaattaattttttaaaattaatattcgaaatttaatttatgtagttttataatatactttCAGAATTAGCGGCGggtatactattttaaattaaataaaatattttaacttaatttagttttgtttttgtataattattgaAATAGACTTACAATGCATGTTTCATATTGTTATGATGATTTACCCATGTTTGAACGTTAAACCTTTAATAATTCTACCACTCGTGGTTGGGTTGGGTTTCTTAACATTTAGACCTAAAAAAACTCATAGTTGGGATTAATAAGCGATGTGTtgataaaaaacgttttaataaAATGAAGTATATCATGTGGTACAATATTATTTTCGTGTACCAAATTCTAtgatctaataaataaaatatatatgtgctATAATCAAATCGTGTACAAAAAGATATGggcataattaataaataaaaatattgactAATTAAATGATTGTTTGAGAAATATAAGGTAACTAATTGTTAGTTGAATTTAATGTaacactaaaatattattagtcaaTATGAAACATGCATTGCAAgaccaaaaaaaggaaagaatccaaaacaactttcataagtagatttatttaaattcctcctcttttaataaaatagataagcAATTACATTTCTCCACGTGTTGCATTTAAGAAAAGGATCCCATGCAAAAACAAAGAAGTGTTGAGTACCGCATGATCTGGTTTAGCTGTGAATTGTATACGTATTAGCGCTAACAAAACAAACATTTGATCTATTGTACTCGATCCTTTGCGTTTTGCTGAATCTTCTGACTTCACTAATTACATATACACCGCTCAATGAAAGAATAAAACTAGTTACAACAAGTTGAATATCTTTGATTTCACAAGTTCAAATCAAAGATCAATGCAACGTGCATaacaatgataaaaaaaaaccaaacaaaaatagtaaaactaaagaaacgaaatatcaaaattttcagCTTCAAAGGTAGTAGTTGCAAGCTCTTTCTCTAGCTCACAAACACAAATATGTAGCTTCTATGGATTACATGATGCGTTGAAGAATCCTAGCTAAGGCAAAAGAAGATCTGTAAGAATGTTTGAACATGAAAACATTTGATAATTATGAAGATGATAACATAGAAGCATTAAAAGCAACAAATCACATAGtttgaaagaagaaaaacatacaAAGACAAGAAAGGAAACGAGAAAGAAGTGTTGCGGAATGAAAAACAAGAGAGGAAGGTTCAATGACAATAAAAGACAAATGCTATTATTATTACTAGTCTGCAGTCCAGCTTTGTTCCACAACCTCGCGGACTCTTCTGTTGTACTCTCGTTTGCTTTCGCTGAACATTCGTGCAGCTTCCGAGTTGGCAGGAGAAT includes:
- the LOC108834143 gene encoding F-box/kelch-repeat protein SKIP11, whose product is MLENRSPDSCLSSRLFSEEEEEDDDKLTNGKRALEEVVVGGGEMIRPTKSLKLMGFSITYDNGGDSSDSHSLFNEIGRDTSIDCLLRCSRSDYASIASLNRNFRSLVKSGDIYKLRKQSGFVEHWVYFSCQLLEWVAFDPLERKWMQLPTMPSSVTFMCADKESLAVGTDLLVLGKEGFSSHVVYRYSLLTNSWSSGMEMNAPRCLFGSASLGEVAIFAGGCDSQGKILDFAEMYNSELQSWVTLPRMNQPRKMCSGVFMDGKFYVIGGIGGGAESKALACGEEYDLETKEWTPVPDLSPPRSRAEQAAAEAPPLVAVVDNQLYAADHADMEVRKYDKEKKKWLTIGRLPERAGSVNGWGLAFRACGERLIVIGGPKHSGGGFIELNSWVPSRGGPPEWTLLDRKHSPNFVYNCAVMGC
- the LOC108834144 gene encoding protein IQ-DOMAIN 29 encodes the protein MGKTPSPGKWIKSLLGKKSSKSSLDKATDKLRSAKKEELVVKVKDITNNDVSESDLPTNNSSPVVVSSQEVSATQTVLVPPDVVVVPEKQPSGGGDVEPNANNDTEEELKLQEEDATKACEEFQKLKGVVKLQAVVRGRLVRRQAVATYSCIWGIVKLQALVRGKIARSSDTVVQLQKTLVHSETLRGSRYSWLEGSTKLSMIDKILVSSPTVSPLKIQYGPEDPNSAKVWLERWTELQVWAPGPLVVKSLVPKTQTKKRSFQAVEADKGKLKRGGVKKQAPGGGLNTGNGSSSSGRSTTAENDKPKRSVRKASTLGNKEVSNDKPKQTSRKSTSAVKEEKPRISLKKSSLSNGVEKPTRTSAEKNKKEIVDSVQKEVSGGDKVSPSVVDTPEEEEVKEKSETVSKDEKQDELKTEETNDKAEEEEEIQEPDVQISCENGNAAPENTKQSDRRASLPAKIENHHQDDGAATTHSGRKIPSYMAPTASAKARVRGQEGSPRFGQEKPNGTTRRHSLPPGANGKLSAMSPRAHRLLIASAKGSSMNSDRSFSSSKDIGDKSTKAEWKR